The Malus sylvestris chromosome 12, drMalSylv7.2, whole genome shotgun sequence genome contains a region encoding:
- the LOC126593526 gene encoding DNA mismatch repair protein MLH1-like, with product MEIEAEEEEEQVATEPPKTHRLEESVVNRIAAGDDIQRPVSAVKELVENSLDARSSSINVVVKDGGLKLIPSLRRRPRHTL from the exons ATGGAAAttgaagcagaagaagaagaagagcaagTCGCGACGGAGCCTCCCAAAACTCACCGCCTAGAAGAGTCTGTGGTGAACCGAATCGCTGCCGGCGATGACATCCAACGCCCTGTCTCCGCCGTCAAAGAGCTCGTCGAGAACAGCCTCGACGCCCGCTCCTCCTCCATCAACGTCGTCGTCAAGGACGGCGGCCTCAAACTCATCCCAAGTCTCCGACGACGGCCACGGCATACGC TATGA